In one window of Azotobacter salinestris DNA:
- the mnmE gene encoding tRNA uridine-5-carboxymethylaminomethyl(34) synthesis GTPase MnmE has translation MHSARETIAAIATAQGRGGVGIVRVSGPLAGVVAAGICERPLKPRHAHYGSFRDGSGQVLDEGIALFFPGPHSFTGEDVLELQGHGGPLVLDLLLRRCLELGARMARPGEFSEQAFLNDKLDLAQAEAIADLIEASSAQAARNALRSLQGEFSRRVNALAERLIELRLYVEAAIDFPEEEIDFLADGRVLELLEGLRTDLSTVLREAGQGALLRDGMTVVIAGRPNAGKSSLLNALAGRESAIVTDIAGTTRDLLREHIHIDGMPLHVVDTAGLRETADQVERIGVERALQAIREADRVLLVVDASAPEAADPFALWPEFLDLRPEPGKVTLIRNKVDLSGEPVVQEQGSDGHVVLGLSARTGEGLDLLREHLKACMGFEQTIESSFSARRRHLEALRQAAACLDHGHAQLIGCGAGELLAEDLRQAQQALGEITGTFTPDDLLGRIFSSFCIGK, from the coding sequence ATGCACAGCGCACGCGAAACCATCGCCGCCATCGCCACCGCCCAAGGCCGGGGTGGGGTCGGCATCGTGCGGGTTTCAGGCCCCTTGGCCGGGGTAGTCGCCGCGGGCATCTGCGAACGCCCGCTCAAGCCGCGGCATGCCCACTATGGCAGCTTCCGTGATGGATCGGGCCAGGTGCTCGACGAGGGCATCGCGCTGTTCTTTCCCGGTCCCCATTCCTTCACTGGCGAGGACGTGCTCGAGCTGCAGGGCCATGGCGGCCCGCTGGTGCTCGACCTGCTGCTGCGCCGCTGCCTGGAGCTGGGGGCGCGCATGGCACGGCCGGGCGAATTCAGCGAGCAGGCCTTTCTCAACGACAAGCTGGACCTGGCCCAGGCCGAGGCGATCGCCGACCTGATCGAGGCCAGTTCGGCACAGGCGGCACGCAATGCGCTGCGCTCGCTGCAGGGCGAGTTTTCCCGGCGCGTGAACGCACTCGCCGAGCGGCTGATCGAGCTGCGCCTCTACGTCGAGGCCGCCATCGACTTTCCCGAAGAGGAAATCGACTTCCTCGCCGATGGCCGCGTGCTCGAGCTGCTCGAAGGCCTGCGCACCGACTTGTCCACAGTGCTGCGCGAGGCGGGTCAGGGTGCGCTCCTGCGCGACGGCATGACCGTGGTCATCGCCGGCCGGCCGAATGCCGGCAAATCCAGCCTGCTCAACGCCCTGGCCGGCCGCGAATCGGCGATCGTCACCGACATCGCCGGCACCACCCGGGACCTGCTGCGCGAACATATCCACATCGACGGCATGCCGCTGCATGTCGTGGATACCGCCGGGCTCAGGGAAACCGCCGACCAAGTCGAACGGATCGGTGTCGAACGCGCCCTCCAGGCCATCCGCGAAGCCGACCGGGTGTTGTTGGTAGTCGATGCCAGCGCTCCGGAAGCGGCCGATCCCTTCGCCCTCTGGCCGGAATTCCTCGACCTGCGCCCGGAGCCGGGCAAGGTCACCCTGATCCGTAACAAGGTCGACCTGTCCGGCGAGCCGGTCGTCCAGGAGCAGGGCAGCGACGGCCACGTCGTCCTCGGCCTGTCGGCCCGCACCGGTGAAGGCCTGGATCTGCTGCGCGAGCATCTGAAGGCCTGCATGGGCTTCGAGCAGACCATCGAGAGCAGCTTCAGCGCCCGTCGTCGCCATCTTGAAGCCCTGCGCCAGGCTGCCGCCTGTCTCGACCACGGGCACGCCCAGCTCATCGGCTGCGGGGCCGGCGAACTGCTTGCCGAGGACCTGCGCCAGGCCCAGCAGGCGCTCGGAGAAATCACTGGCACCTTC